One region of Podospora bellae-mahoneyi strain CBS 112042 chromosome 1 map unlocalized CBS112042p_1.2, whole genome shotgun sequence genomic DNA includes:
- a CDS encoding uncharacterized protein (EggNog:ENOG503P2DJ; COG:O), whose product MGSTDAKLTLYTNHRCPWAHRAHIILEELKVPFEEVIIDLDTPRTPEYLKINPRGLVPALSYNGEIIIESAIVANFLADAYPSHLLPPSNTPEGALRRARVALFVDAFISKFNSQLFALYTAEGEAARAEIVDKAVAALVKEVEPLLADASPYFGGSDKLTQAEVLTGSFVVRHKSLSKTDLYPSNLWPSIVEKAPNFAKWAEVVAVHPSVTSIFKEQEIIDGTRARIAKLKAQKQQ is encoded by the exons ATGGGTTCTACCGACGCCAAGCTCACCTTGTACACCAACCACAGATGCCCATGGGCACACCGGGCTCACATCATcttggaggagctcaaggttCCCTTTGAAGAAGTCATCATCGACCTTGACACCCCTCGCACACCGGAGTACTTGAAGATCAACCCGAGAGGCCTGGTCCCTGCACTCTCTTACAACGGCGAGATCATCATCGAGTCTGCTATTGTCGCGAACTTCCTGGCGGACGCCTACCCATCTCATCTCCTGCCGCCCTCCAACACACCCGAGGGTGCGCTGCGCCGTGCACGTGTTGCATTATTTGTAGACGCCTTCATCTCCAAGTTCAACAGCCAGCTGTTTGCCCTCTACACGGCGGAGGGCGAGGCTGCGAGAGCCGAGATCGTAGACAAGGCCGTCGCCGCCCTTGTGAAGGAAGTTGAGCCATTGCTTGCAGACGCCAGCCCTTATTTCGGTGGCAGTGACAAGCTCACACAGGCTGAG GTTTTGACTGGGTCATTCGTCGTCCGTCACAAGAGCTTGTCCAAGACGGATCtctacccctccaacctgtGGCCATCGATTGTCGAGAAGGCTCCCAACTTTGCCAAATGGGCCGAAGTTGTCGCTGTACACCCGAGCGTGACTTCCATCTTTAAGGAGCAAGAGATCATTGACGGGACCCGGGCCAGGATTGCGAAGCTCAAGGCTCAGAAGCAACAGTAA
- a CDS encoding uncharacterized protein (COG:U; EggNog:ENOG503NXIQ): MSKPSDKQDLAAAPGSSGVKRAFSLPPQWLHMYDDFITKNSHQVSQIESTLRSLTYIIPGRFRDAEIASESIHSGVQLLSLYHDTLLSRAATLSKLPLSSLPRAPSPQSRYTKFWTLKSAFYRRVAYVLQIVNYVQLLCEMSAKRRGERVRWNVVVLLEAIKAFCKLLLLRITKSRPLLTPVLPEREPIPDEAPEDPEEAELRALGEDDEDRKPFGKGSVGAPQRKGVGPNGEWTMPRTGMSLPTLPAPGDTSGYLLSRVLTADDIKPASNLLNRLQGSAQLAEVLHILAPLVFAIALARSKDKRKSWTPWLLGVGTELAARQLRDKGLRTTPLEREEWNRRGWAMGWWAMRGAFYENVTKGVVGGVRSRMPGLLAGIIEDYEYLWENYYFSTSA, from the exons ATGTCCAAGCCATCCGACAAACAGGACCTGGCCGCTGCGCCAGGGAGCTCCGGCGTGAAGCGCGCCTTTTCGCTCCCACCCCAATGGCTCCATATGTATGATGACTTTATCACCAAGAACTCCCACCAGGTGTCGCAGATAGAGTCGACGCTGCGATCACTGACGTACATCATACCTG GTCGTTTTCGCGATGCCGAGATAGCCTCCGAGTCCATTCACAGCGGTGTTCAATTGCTTTCCTTGTATCATGATACCCTTCTTTCCCGAGCGGCCACCCTCTCGAAGCtccccctttcttccctcccccgcgcCCCCTCGCCGCAAAGCCGTTACACAAAGTTCTGGACCCTCAAGAGCGCCTTCTACCGGCGCGTCGCCTACGTCCTGCAGATTGTCAACTACGTCCAGCTTCTGTGCGAAATGTCCGCCAAGCGCCGCGGCGAGCGCGTGCGCTGGAATGTCGTGGTTCTCCTTGAGGCCATCAAAGCATTCTGCAAACTTTTACTACTTCGGATAACCAAGTCGCGGCCGCTTTTGACGCCGGTCTTGCCCGAACGAGAACCGATACCTGACGAGGCACCCGAAGACCCggaggaggccgagctcCGCGCGCTCGgggaagacgatgaggataGGAAACCATTCGGCAAGGGGTCTGTTGGTGCGCCCCAGAGGAAGGGCGTTGGCCCCAACGGGGAGTGGACCATGCCCCGCACCGGCATGTCTCTTCCTACGCTTCCCGCGCCTGGGGATACGAGTGGCTATCTTCTTTCAAGGGTCCTCACGGCGGATGACATCAAGCCGGCGTCAAACCTGCTCAACAGACTCCAGGGTAGCGCGCAGTTGGCTGAGGTGCTACACATCCTTGCACCTCTTGTCTTTGCCATCGCGCTGGCGCGCAGCAAGGACAAGCGGAAGTCCTGGACGCCTTGGCTGTTGGGTGTGGGAACTGAGCTCGCGGCCAGGCAACTGCGTGACAAGGGCTTGCGGACGACGCCGCTGGAGCGCGAGGAATGGAACCGTCGCGGTTGGGCGATGGGCTGGTGGGCTATGCGCGGGGCCTTCTACGAGAACGTCAcaaagggggttgtgggtggCGTACGAAGCCGCATGCCAGGGCTGCTGGCTGGTATCATTGAAGACTACGAATACCTGTGGGAGAACTACTACTTTAGCACCAGCGCGTAA
- a CDS encoding uncharacterized protein (COG:B; EggNog:ENOG503PCXG) — protein sequence MPALPKCSTLGNGKDMIKTRHGSSSYLEVTYHVSSDFHVIKKALLALSQSPAASYNMFPIISALAVLLGSQRALAASDPIPPTASSCPNNSHLSPLTHKRSCPRLVDDETAILTNSWYPWSIPPTCFDPTKQKGKRPRVKLSKLCTFTTLNTWAGTPLSIITTPETAADVASFIHSPYLSWLENDRGGVPFRPTHYPKNPFKVEKLPNKGYGVLATEPIKKGTVLMAQLPVMLQLLESAEQNDKWETRDVLRLLQRAGNQLPKEQQREVMGLAAQGKGYIVDDIMKTNTFDVTVGVLEGSTGQMGWGSHSGLYPEVAVSFLFFGLSKRWMTNLTSCFTRFSPSTLIMEIVAYKDISPGEELSISYAPLNILSADRSELLKWWGFTCTCALCQNPTAIQKSDKQRNRIQALLEEFDTPSRLTEEKIAEIEQLVREEGMEGQMGDLYNIIGNVYAQRGEIERAKEYGKKGVVWLKQYAGADSERTEMAKGFVKRLEDFERGRRDWRP from the exons ATGCCGGCACTGCCAAAATGCAGTACCCTTGGCAACGGCAAGGACATGATCAAGACACGACACGGTAGTTCTTCATACTTGGAGGTTACTTATCATGTCTCTTCAGACTTTCacgtcatcaagaaggcgcTGCTGGCGTTATCTCAGTCGCCGGCCGCATCTTACAACATGTTCCCAATTATATCTGCCCTtgccgtcctcctcggcagtCAAAGAGCCCTGGCAGCCTCAGATCCCATTCCACCAACAGCCAGCTCATGCCCAAACAACAGCCACCTCAGCCCTCTCACCCACAAACGGTCTTGCCCACGGCTCGTTGATGACGAGACGGCCATCCTGACCAACAGCTGGTACCCCTGGTCCATTCCCCCAACCTGTTTCGACCccacaaaacaaaagggCAAACGCCCCAGAGTCAAGCTATCGAAACTGtgcaccttcaccaccctcaacacaTGGGCCGGCACCCCCCTGAgtatcatcaccaccccagaAACGGCCGCTGATGTCGCCTCGTTCATCCATTCGCCATATCTCTCCTGGCTGGAGAACGACCGGGGTGGTGTCCCCTTCAGGCCTACCCACTACCCCAAGAACCCTTTCAAAGTGGAGAAGCTACCCAACAAAGGCTATGGTGTTCTTGCCACGGAGCCCATCAAAAAAGGGACAGTCTTGATGGCGCAGCTGCCGGTTATGCTGCAGTTGTTGGAGAGCGCTGAGCAAAATGACAAGTGGGAGACGAGGGACGTGTTAAGACTTTTGCAGAGGGCGGGGAATCAACTTCCCAAGGAGCAGCaaagggaggtgatggggctGGCGGCGCAGGGAAAGGGGTATATCGTTGATGACATCATGAAGACGAACACGTTCGATGTGACcgtgggggtgttggagggttCGACGGGGCagatggggtgggggagtcATTCCGGGTTGTATCCTGAGGTTGCGGTCAGTTTCCTCTTTTT TGGGCTCTCGAAGAGATGGATGACTAACCTGACCAGTTGCTTCACACGtttctctccttccacccTGATCATGGAGATCGTAGCCTACAAGGACATTTCTCCTGGCGAGGAGCTTTCCATCTCTT ACGCCCCCCTAAACATCCTCTCAGCCGACCGCTCCGAACTTCTCAAATGGTGGGGCTTCACCTGCACCTGTGCCCTCTGCCAGaaccccaccgccatccAAAAGTCGGACAAGCAACGTAACCGGATCCAGGCGCTACTGGAAGAGTTCGACACCCCGTCCAGACTGACAGAGGAAAAGATCGCCGAGATCGAACAACTGGTaagagaggaagggatgGAAGGGCAAATGGGCGACTTGTACAATATTATCGGGAATGTCTACGCTCAAAGGGGGGAAATTGAGAGGGCAAAGGAGTACGGGAAGAAGGGTGTTGTATGGCTGAAGCAGTATGCCGGGGCGGATAGTGAGAGGACCGAGATGGCGAAGGGGTTtgtgaagaggttggaggactttgagagggggaggagggattggagGCCTTAA
- a CDS encoding uncharacterized protein (COG:P; EggNog:ENOG503NXVN), translating to MANNGLTQPPWFTTPVSNLNVTDEAEQSAQPKTRKRTRISVACKTCRTRKSRCDGLLPCSTCSDVGLVCEYDDPSYKPAQDKDVSQLEERLRVLEQQLAALQEKGRQNETLQATSPSASRLDDRSLQCDASTPGTSLIEDEGDVVDGMGAVSLRQDSAEQEYIAGDVLHISKELLKASETTNQNLLGAWWFSCYYTFNASLALLGVISIKRMPLPNSTILSAISTTELRKMMDTALEILHGLDGGNETITRCRDALSQMLKAVDSTGQSGTSDLVNISPSGAWVAQLMDSDLFSSELTMGVGLDMFGAGFDDAGTFFHER from the exons ATGGCCAACAATGGCCTCACGCAGCCTCCGTGGTTCACTACCCCAGTCAGTAATCTCAATGTCACGGATGAAGCAGAACAGTCAGCCCAGCCCAAAACACGAAAACGCACCAGAATCTCAGTTGCCTGCAAGACATGCAGAACTCGCAAGTCTAGATGCGACGGTCTCCTTCCTTGCTCCACCTGTAGTGATGTGGGGTTGGTCTGCGAGTACGACGACCCTTCTTACAAGCCCGCTCAGGACAAAGATGTCAGCCAGCTAGAAGAGAGGCTCCGTGTATTGGAGCAACAGCTTGCTGCACTGCAGGAGAAGGGCAGACAGAACGAAACATTGCAGGCGACATCACCCTCCGCGAGTAGGCTGGACGATCGAAGTCTTCAATGCGATGCGAGCACACCGGGGACGAGTCTTATCGAAGATGAGGGTGACGTTGTGGACGGAATGGGGGCTGTGTCACTTCGGCAAGATTCAGCGGAACAGGAGTACATTG CAGGAGATGTGCTCCACATCAGCAAAGAGCTCCTCAAGGCATCCGAAACCACGAATCAGAATCTTCTCGGGGCCTGGTGGTTCTCTTGCTACTACA CCTTCAACGCCTCTTTGGCTCTCTTGGGTGTTATCTCCATTAAGAGGATGCCATTACCGAACAGCACCATACTCTCAGCAATATCCACTACAGAGTTGAGAAAGATGATGGATACCGCACTCGAGATATTGCACGGCTTAGACGGAGGAAATGAGACTATCACTCGTTGCCGAGATGCGCTTTCCCAAATGCTGAAAGCGGTTGATAGCACGGGGCAATCTGGGACTTCTGACTTGGTAAACATTTCGCCATCGGGTGCCTGGGTGGCGCAGCTGATGGATTCGGACCTTTTCAGCTCGGAGCTGACGATGGGGGTTGGACTTGATATGTTTGGGGCTgggtttgatgatgctggaaCTTTCTTTCATGAGAGGTGA
- the RCO1_1 gene encoding transcriptional regulatory protein rco1 (EggNog:ENOG503NYJ4; COG:Q), with protein MHKIRGRTGERGASLRVSPDRGNVQDGRVFRSPTMTSSTSPQTTVVMAAQAPTHFPDRPQFSGFMKPCRLEGEVSHLEVHGAIPDDIDGTFYRVMPDPQLPPFIQDDPWFNGDGSISAFRIKDGKVSFKQKYVQTEKLKREREAKRALLGKYRNKYTDAVEFKVRTTANTNIIHFNGKLLALKEDAPPYALDPETLETLGLHTFDGQLPSLTFTAHPKFDPKTGEMICFGYEAKGDGTPDVCYYRVAPDGKFLEVVWLVAPVVGMIHDFAVTENFVLFPIMPQVCDLERLKQGGEHWQWSPETPFYVGVLPRTGAKPEDVKWFQYRNSFPGHVSNAFEDSSGNIVMDIALSDKNVFFWWPDAQGNAPEPSSIVSQLKRFVIDPKSSNLHLADPEVLQEDNSEFYRIDDRFATQPYRHCFYDMLNPALGTDFPGIAHQLGGGYPLYNSLGHLDLQTRKVEVYFPGRTHMVQEPVFIPRRGSGEEGDGYLLALVNNYATMSSELHLLDTKNFTKAQAVILLPVRLRQGLHGNWVDDDKP; from the exons ATGCATAAAATCCGGGGAAGAACCGGGGAACGGGGAGCAAGCCTTCGTGTCTCCCCGGATCGGGGTAACGTCCAAGATGGGAGAGTATTTAGATCTCCTACGAtgacctcttccacctcgccTCAGACAACCGTAGTCATGGCAGCACAAGCACCAACTCACTTTCCCGATCGCCCTCAGTTCTCTGGGTTTATGAAGCCATGCCGCCTTGAAGGCGAGGTTTCACACCTGGAGGTTCATGGGGCAATTCCAGATGACATTGACGGTACGTTTTACCGTGTCATGCCAGATCCCCAGCTGCCTCCTTTCATCCAAGATGACCCA TGGTTCAACGGGGATGGCTCCATCAGCGCTTTCCGGATCAAAGACGGCAAAGTCTCTTTCAAGCAAAAATATGTCCAGACTGAGAAGCTGAAACGAGAACGCGAGGCCAAGCGGGCCCTGTTGGGAAAGTACCGCAACAAGTACACCGATGCGGTCGAGTTCAAAGTCCGCACCacagccaacaccaacatcatccacTTCAACGGCAAGCTGCTCGCCCTCAAGGAAGACGCCCCGCCGTACGCATTGGACCCAGAAACCCTCGAGACCTTGGGCCTGCACACTTTTGATGGGCAGCTTCCCAGTTTGACGTTCACAGCCCATCCCAAGTTCGACCCCAAGACGGGCGAGATGATTTGCTTTGGGTATGAGGCCAAAGGAGATGGGACGCCTGATGTGTGCTATTACCGAGTAGCTCCTGATGGCAAGTTCCTCGAGGTGGTGTGGCTCGTTGCGCCAGTTGTGGGAATGATTCACGACTTTGCTGTGACTGAAAACTTTGTGCTCTTCCCCATCATGCCGCAGGTTTGTGATCTCGAGAGGCTGAAGCAGGGTGGCGAGCACTGGCAGTGGAGCCCCGAGACACCGTTTTATGTCGGGGTTTTGCCTCGAACAGGCGCGAAGCCGGAAGATGTTAAG TGGTTTCAATACCGCAACTCATTCCCCGGCCACGTTAGCAACGCCTTCGAGGACTCATCGGGCAATATCGTCATGGACATTGCGCTCAGTGACAAGAACGTCTTCTTTTGGTGGCCGGATGCCCAGGGGAATGCCCCGGAGCCAAGTTCAATTGTCTCCCAGTTGAAGCGTTTTGTGATTGATCCAAAGTCTTCAAACCTCCATCTTGCCGACCCGGAGGTGCTTCAAGAGGACAACTCGGAGTTTTACCGAATCGACGACCGATTTGCCACTCAACCATACAGGCACTGCTTCTACGACATGTTGAATCCGGCGTTGGGGACCGACTTCCCAGGGATTGCCCACCAGCTCGGCGGGGGATACCCTCTGTATAACTCACTGGGACATCTTGACCTCCAAACTCGTAAGGTGGAAGTGTATTTCCCTGGACGAACACACATGGTTCAGGAGCCAGTATTCATTCCCCGTCGAGGGTCtggtgaggaaggagatgggtATTTGCTTGCTCTTGTAAACAACTACGCCACGATGTCGAGTGAGCTACACTTGCTTGACACGAAGAACTTTACCAAAGCGCAAGCTGTCATCTTGTTGCCCGTGCGGTTGAGGCAAGGGTTGCATGGGAACTGGGTAGACGATGATAAACCATGA
- a CDS encoding uncharacterized protein (CAZy:AA4; EggNog:ENOG503NZZV; COG:C), which translates to MPPTISLTPATLKAFFDDVALLIGEDNVSRDHSSGALTGALGQTTYGDAFSKADTNLPAGAVRPETVQEVQEIVKLANKHQVYLWTVSRGKNLGYGGTGPVVKGTVVLDLHRMTQIIEINEEYGYAIAEPGVSFFDLYEEIQRRGLKLWPSVPAIGWGSVVGNTLDRGFGYTPNGEHSQSQCGMEVVLPDGTLLRTGSGAMSDNATWALYKGGFGPSLDGLFYQSNLGIVTKIGIHITPAPEAYATVEVDVPLESDLIPLVGTLSDLMRRSIILNSPSIANIFRIALTSEKPEVLSQIGPYMKADSCVPYDLLERIRVEERWGFWRAYFSLYGSVEMLSALKATVERAFRQAVPGVQFKYREWAGLPGAAISAAEDIKTEVVPHSGIPTVEPLGIVDSRGERGGGHICFSPVIPPSGRELYDWYLAAKKRTADAKFDFFADFHVYPRYVIAIDLVIYTMGEEQRLHELYKQLLHDAGERRFMEYRTHVGYMDTVASKLDFNDFAFGKFVQTLKDTFDPNGVLSPGKSGIWVTGQNM; encoded by the exons atGCCGCCAACAATTTCTTTGACGCCTGCCACGCTGAAAGCCTTTTTCGATGACGTTGCCCTTCTTATCGGTGAGGACAATGTCTCACGAGATCACTCAAGTGGTGCCTTGACAG gagCTCTGGGGCAAACAACATACGGCGATGCATTCTCAAAAGCCGACACAAATCTTCCAGCGGGTGCTGTGCGACCCGAAACCGTCCAGGAAGTTCAGGAAATTGTCAAGCTCGCCAACAAGCACCAGGTCTATCTTTGGACAGTATCAAGAGGCAAGAACCTTGGCTACGGTGGTACTGGACCCGTCGTCAAAGGGACCGTGGTGCTGGACCTGCATCGCATGACCCAGATTATCGAAATCAATGAGGAGTATGGCTATGCCATCGCGGAGCCTGGAGTATCATTTTTCGACCTCTATGAAGAGATCCAGAGGAGGGGACTGAAGCTTTGGCCTTCGGTTCCTGCAATCGGCTGGGGCTCCGTCGTGGGCAACACCCTCGACCGAGGATTTGGCTACACGCCTAATGGTGAGCATTCACAGTCTCAGTGCGGCATGGAGGTTGTGTTGCCAGATGGGACTCTCCTTCGCACTGGCTCTGGAGCGATGTCCGATAACGCCACGTGGGCGCTGTACAAAGG CGGCTTCGGCCCCAGTCTGGACGGCTTGTTCTATCAGTCAAACCTCGGAATTGTCACCAAGATCGGAATCCACATCACCCCTGCCCCCGAAGCCTACGCCACTGTCGAAGTCGATGTACCGCTCGAGTCAGACCTCATCCCCTTGGTCGGCACCCTCTCTGATCTCATGCGCCGCTCCATCATTCTCAACAGTCCCTCCATAGCCAACATCTTCCGCATCGCCCTCACCTCTGAGAAGCCCGAAGTCCTCAGTCAGATTGGTCCCTACATGAAGGCAGACTCGTGCGTGCCCTACGACCTCCTCGAGAGGATTCGGGttgaggagaggtggggtTTCTGGCGGGCGTATTTCTCGCTCTACGGCTCAGTGGAAATGCTTTCCGCGCTCAAAGCAACAGTAGAGCGTGCCTTCAGACAAGCTGTGCCCGGTGTGCAGTTCAAATATCGCGAATGGGCCGGATTGCCTGGTGCGGCCATCTCGGCCGCGGAGGATATCAAGACCGAGGTGGTTCCTCACAGCGGTATCCCAACCGTGGAACCTTTGGGGATTGTTGACTCGAGAGGTGAACGGGGCGGTGGGCATATCTGTTTCAGCCCGGTGATACCGCCTTCGGGCAGGGAGCTGTACGATTGGTACCTCgcagccaagaagaggaCCGCGGACGCCAAGTTTGACTTCTTCGCCGACTTTCATGTCTACCCTCGATATGTCATTGCTATTGATCTGGTAATTTACACGATGGGTGAGGAGCAGAGGCTGCATGAGCTGTACAAACAGTTGCTGCACGACGCGGGAGAGCGGAGGTTCATGGAGTATAGAACTCACGTGGGGTATATGGACACAGTCGCCTCGAAGCTCGATTTCAATGACTTCGCTTTTGGGAAGTTTGTCCAGACACTCAAGGATACGTTTGATCCAAACGGAGTACTTTCGCCGGGAAAGTCAGGAATCTGGGTGACGGGACAGAATATGTAG
- a CDS encoding uncharacterized protein (COG:L; EggNog:ENOG503P2A7), with product MSTSTTTQNPNIGANLPIPTENKGTNNPDSGDLIDTATAMSALVDILDGQPNTPPSLYIDLEGVYLSRHGTISILQIYVLPRRKAYLIDVHILGEKAFSTHSSTTGRTFKDILESETIPKVFFDVRNDSDALFSHFQIRLAGVQDLQLMELATRTYSRRVVCGLARCIERDAALSTSARSSWMATKERGTRLFAPERGGSYQVFNERPLNEEIRRYCVQDVHLLPRLWAHYHGKLTKDWKRRVLEASRDRVALSQTPGFNGKGQHMALAPAGWSWM from the coding sequence ATGTCGACTTCTACTACTACTCAGAATCCGAACATCGGGGCAAACCTACCGATACCCACGGAGAACAAGGGTACAAACAACCCAGATTCTGGCGACCTCATTGACACTGCTACGGCTATGTCCGCCCTCGTGGATATCCTTGATGGTCAGCCCAACACGCCTCCCTCGCTGTATATCGACCTCGAGGGAGTTTACCTTTCTAGACATGGCACTATATCCATTCTTCAAATTTACGTTCTGCCTCGTCGCAAGGCCTACCTCATCGACGTCCACATCCTCGGTGAAAAGGCGTTCTCCACCCACAGTTCAACCACGGGCCGTACCTTCAAGGACATTTTGGAGTCAGAGACGATCCCTAAGGTCTTCTTCGACGTCCGTAACGACTCGGATGCGCTATTTAGCCACTTCCAGATCCGTCTCGCAGGCGTCCAGGACCTGCAGCTGATGGAGCTCGCTACGCGCACGTATTCGCGGAGGGTCGTCTGCGGGCTGGCCCGCTGCATTGAGCGCGATGCCGCTCTGAGCACGTCGGCGCGGAGTTCCTGGATGGCCACCAAGGAGCGAGGCACCAGACTTTTTGCGCCCGAGCGTGGGGGCAGTTACCAGGTGTTCAATGAGCGGCCTCTCAATGAGGAAATCAGACGCTACTGTGTTCAGGAcgtccatctcctcccccggctgTGGGCGCACTATCACGGTAAGCTCACGAAGGATTGGAAAAGAAGGGTGCTTGAGGCGTCGCGGGACAGAGTGGCGCTGTCTCAGACGCCCGGGTTCAATGGTAAAGGACAGCATATGGCACTGGCACCGGCTGGTTGGTCTTGGATGTAA
- the AOX1 gene encoding Alternative oxidase, mitochondrial precursor (CAZy:AA3; COG:E; EggNog:ENOG503NXIY), with protein MSPLPEEFDIIVCGGGSTGCVVAGRLANLDHNLKVLLIEAGENNLNNPWVFRPGIFPRNMKLDSKTATFYESNPSPSLSGRGAIVPAANILGGGSSINFMMYTRASASDYDDFQAKGWSAEELLPFMKKFETYQRASHNRETHGFEGPIKVSFGNYQYPIKDDFLRAAESQGIPIVDDLQDLKTGHGAEQWLKWINRDTGRRSDAAHAYIHATRAVHSNLYLACNTKVDKVIIENGRAVAVQTVPTKPLGNSPGTRIFKARKQIVVSGGTMSSPLILQRSGIGDPAKLRAAGVKPIVDLPGVGLNFQDHYLTFSLYRAKPGVESFDDFARGDPATQKRVFEEWNLKGTGPLATNGIEAGVKIRPTLEELKEFESWPTPNFKEGWESYFKNKPDKPVMHYSVIAGWFGDHMLVPPGNYFTMFHFLEYPFSRGKTHITSPDPYAVPDFDAGFMSDPRDMVPMVWGYIKSRETARRMDAYAGECQSMHPVFDYDSEARAHDLNLADTNAYALPGNITAGIQHGSWSVPLPEPEDKLTPENIKRIVSSNRKDKRRELKYTKKDIQAIEEWVKRHVETTWHCLGTCSMAPREGNSIVKHGVLDERLNVHGVKGLKVADLSIAPDNVGANTFTVALTIGEKAAALVAEDLGYSGEALEMKVPDYHAPGENRLASRL; from the exons ATGTCGCCTCTACCTGAGGAGTTTGACATTATTGTGTGTGGAGGGGGCTCGACGGGATGTGTTGTGGCGGGAAG ATTGGCGAATCTCGACCACAATCTCAAGGTGTTGCTGATCGAGGCAGGGGAAAACAATCTCAACAATCCCTGGGTGTTCAGGCCAGGAATCTTCCCGCGGAACATGAAGTTGGACTCCAAAACGGCTACTTTCTATGAGTCTAAcccttcaccatcactcTCTGGCAGAGGTGCCATCGTTCCAGCAGCAAACATACTTGGAGGTGGCAGCTCTATCAACTTTATG ATGTACACGAGAGCATCTGCCTCCGACTATGATGACTTCCAAGCCAAAGGATGGTCAGCCGAGGAACTCCTCCCTTTCATGAAGAAGTTCGAGACCTACCAGCGCGCCTCCCACAATCGTGAGACGCACGGCTTTGAGGGACCAATCAAGGTCTCTTTTGGAAATTACCAGTATCCGATCAAGGACGACTTTCTTCGCGCTGCGGAGTCTCAAGGTATCCCAATTGTTGATGATCTTCAAGACTTGAAGACTGGTCATGGCGCTGAACAGTGGCTCAAGTGGATCAATCGTGAT ACCGGCCGTCGAAGTGATGCCGCCCACGCCTACATCCACGCCACCCGTGCCGTCCACTCGAACCTGTACCTTGCTTGCAATACCAAGGTTGACAAGGTCATCATCGAGAACGGGAGGGCTGTGGCAGTTCAGACTGTTCCGACCAAGCCCTTGGGCAAC AGCCCAGGCACTCGTATCTTCAAGGCGCGTAAGCAGATCGTGGTGTCAGGCGGAACCATGAGTTCACCCTTGATCCTCCAGCGCTCCGGTATTGGCGACCCTGCCAAGCTCCGCGCCGCCGGCGTCAAGCCGATTGTCGATCTTCCTGGTGTTGGTCTTAATTTCCAAGATCATTACTTGACCTTCAGTCTCTATCGAGCCAAACCCGGAGTGGAGAGTTTTGATGATTTTGCCCGTGGTGATCCTGCTACTCAGAAGC GTGTCTTTGAGGAATGGAACCTCAAGGGAACCGGTCCCTTGGCAACCAATGGCATCGAGGCAGGGGTGAAGATCAGGCCCACGCTTGAGGAATTGAAGGAGTTTGAGTCGTGGCCAACACCGAACTTCAAGGAGGGCTGGGAGTCGTACTTCAAAAACAAACCCGACAAGCCCGTCATGCACTATTCGGTCATCGCTGGCTGGTTTGGCGACCACATGCTGGTGCCTCCTGGGAATTATTTCACAAT GTTCCACTTCCTTGAGTATCCCTTCAGTCGTGGAAAGACTCACATCACGTCTCCCGATCCGTACGCCGTTCCAGACTTTGATGCCGGATTCATGAGTGACCCTCGCGATATGG TACCTATGGTCTGGGGCTACATAAAGTCTCGCGAGACCGCCAGACGTATGGATGCCTACGCAGGCGAGTGCCAGAGTATGCATCCCGTCTTTGACTACGACTCGGAAGCTCGCGCTCATGACCTCAACTTGGCCG ACACAAACGCTTACGCGCTTCCTGGCAACATCACTGCCGGTATCCAACACGGCAGCTGGAGCGTCCCGCTCCCAGAGCCCGAAGACAAGCTCACACCGGAGAACATCAAACGCATCGTCTCCAGCAACCGCAAGGACAAGAGAAGGGAGCTCAAGTATACCAAAAAGGACATCCAAGCCATCGAAGAATGGGTCAAGCGCCACGTGGAGACCACCTGGCACTGCCTGGGCACGTGCTCCATGGCTCCCAGGGAGGGGAACAGCATCGTGAAGCATGGCGTCCTCGATGAACGCCTCAACGTCCACGGTGTCAAGGGCCTCAAAGTAGCAGACCTTTCCATCGCACCAGACAACGTGGGAGCGAATACCTTCACAGTGGCCCTTACAATTGGAGAGAAAGCGGCGGCTCTCGTGGCAGAGGATCTCGGATACTCTGGTGAGGCTCTGGAGATGAAGGTGCCGGATTATCACGCACCGGGCGAGAACCGGCTTGCCAGTCGACTTTGA